In Pedobacter sp. WC2423, the following are encoded in one genomic region:
- a CDS encoding ribonuclease Z, protein MKFEVTILGSSSATPVFNRNPSAQLLNCKDKFYLIDCGEGTQQQLIRFGFKASKIDVAFISHLHGDHYFGLIGLLSTMNLNGRIKPFQIFAPAALLEILEIQFRYSETNLRFEIEFCPIVADEPRVIFQNQDLTVETIVLNHRIPCTGFRFTEKKRLRKVLVDKLEAANISPDYYQLLKKGLDLTLPGGEVILNADYTIDSDMPKSYCYCSDTMADGSYLESIRGCTMLYHEATFMDDLLERAGVTHHTTALQAGLVAKEVGAGKLIIGHFSSRYKALLPLLEEAQGVFENTELALEGVTFTV, encoded by the coding sequence ATGAAGTTTGAGGTTACCATTTTAGGAAGTAGTTCTGCTACTCCGGTTTTTAATAGAAATCCGTCAGCACAGCTTTTAAATTGTAAGGATAAGTTTTATTTGATTGATTGTGGTGAGGGTACTCAGCAGCAGTTAATCAGGTTTGGTTTTAAGGCGAGTAAGATCGATGTGGCTTTTATAAGTCATCTTCATGGTGATCATTATTTTGGTTTGATCGGCTTACTTTCGACGATGAATTTGAATGGGCGTATCAAGCCTTTCCAGATTTTTGCTCCGGCAGCTTTACTGGAGATCCTGGAGATTCAGTTCAGATATTCTGAAACAAATTTAAGGTTTGAGATTGAGTTTTGTCCGATTGTAGCGGATGAGCCAAGAGTGATTTTCCAGAATCAGGATTTAACGGTTGAAACGATTGTGCTGAATCACAGGATCCCGTGTACAGGGTTCAGGTTTACGGAGAAAAAGAGGTTACGTAAGGTTTTAGTGGATAAGTTAGAGGCTGCAAATATTTCTCCGGATTATTATCAGTTGTTAAAGAAGGGTTTGGATTTGACTTTGCCGGGTGGTGAAGTGATTTTGAATGCTGATTATACGATTGATTCGGATATGCCTAAGAGTTATTGTTATTGTTCGGATACAATGGCGGACGGGAGTTATCTGGAGAGTATCCGGGGTTGCACCATGTTGTATCATGAGGCAACGTTTATGGACGATTTGCTGGAAAGGGCAGGTGTGACGCATCATACGACGGCTTTACAGGCGGGATTGGTGGCGAAGGAGGTTGGTGCTGGTAAGTTGATTATCGGACATTTTTCTTCGAGGTATAAGGCGCTATTGCCGCTGTTAGAGGAGGCGCAGGGGGTTTTTGAAAATACTGAGCTGGCTCTCGAAGGTGTTACATTCACCGTTTAG
- a CDS encoding DUF4112 domain-containing protein encodes MPYDSSYKNSVPDVPVLRWVSRLSFLMDEQFRIPGTKYRFGLDPLLNLIPFAGDIVGFAVSGGLVLAMASKGLTSKIVVLMCINILLDTTIGAIPGVGQVWDFFFKSNTRNMRLMEEYYEQGKHRGSGKSTIVLALVILFLIFALLVTVLWVLTAWVINKF; translated from the coding sequence ATGCCATATGATTCTTCTTATAAAAATTCGGTTCCGGATGTTCCTGTTTTACGGTGGGTTTCAAGACTTTCTTTTTTGATGGATGAACAGTTCAGAATTCCGGGTACAAAGTACAGGTTCGGACTGGATCCTTTGCTGAATTTAATCCCCTTTGCTGGGGATATTGTTGGTTTTGCTGTTTCTGGTGGTTTAGTACTGGCTATGGCGAGTAAAGGACTCACGAGCAAAATTGTTGTGTTGATGTGTATCAATATTTTATTGGATACGACGATTGGGGCAATTCCGGGGGTTGGACAGGTTTGGGATTTTTTCTTTAAGTCAAATACCAGGAACATGCGCTTGATGGAGGAGTATTATGAGCAGGGTAAGCATAGGGGCAGTGGAAAGAGTACGATTGTGCTTGCATTGGTTATTTTGTTTTTGATCTTTGCTTTATTGGTTACTGTTTTATGGGTATTGACGGCCTGGGTAATTAATAAGTTTTAA
- a CDS encoding helix-turn-helix domain-containing protein, with protein MLNHNQQLPVYALEPDGVGRNKHFRMYNFTGTLPDESDFLIPHRKDHYLLVFMRRGGSSLWIDMNPYSLKDNTFYFTEPNQIIVKDGFQELWSTGIAFTTEFLSLQGNTVLSGLPLIQNPQNGHELLLSEVDVVFVEDMIAKLNAEYQSSGEWQQRMLAAYLTVLVTYLSRLYVEQFRDIGVSVDKVLLKNFQLKINERFRELREVSEYASLLNISAGHLSEVVKSQSGKPAIKHIHERQVLEARRLLFHTDNSLKEIAFDLGFSDTSYFNRFFKRECNVTPVEYRMATRKMYHDY; from the coding sequence ATGCTTAATCATAATCAACAGTTACCTGTTTACGCTCTGGAGCCGGATGGGGTAGGTAGGAATAAACATTTCAGGATGTATAATTTTACTGGTACTTTACCGGATGAGTCGGATTTTTTGATACCGCATAGAAAGGATCATTATCTGCTGGTGTTTATGAGACGGGGTGGGAGCAGTTTATGGATTGATATGAACCCTTATTCGCTTAAGGATAATACTTTTTATTTTACGGAACCAAATCAGATTATTGTAAAGGATGGCTTCCAGGAGTTGTGGAGCACGGGTATCGCTTTTACGACTGAGTTTCTGTCTCTTCAGGGAAATACTGTTTTAAGTGGGTTGCCGTTGATTCAGAATCCTCAGAATGGGCATGAGCTTCTGCTTAGTGAGGTTGATGTCGTTTTTGTGGAGGATATGATTGCTAAGCTGAATGCGGAGTATCAGAGTAGTGGGGAGTGGCAGCAGCGTATGTTAGCTGCTTATTTGACAGTACTGGTTACTTATCTGAGCCGTTTGTATGTGGAGCAGTTTAGGGATATTGGTGTTTCTGTGGATAAGGTATTGCTTAAAAATTTTCAGTTAAAGATCAATGAGCGCTTCCGGGAGCTGCGGGAGGTGAGTGAGTATGCTTCTTTGCTGAATATTTCTGCGGGACATTTAAGTGAGGTTGTCAAGAGTCAGAGTGGCAAACCGGCCATCAAACATATACATGAGCGACAGGTACTGGAAGCACGGCGCCTGCTTTTTCATACGGACAATTCGTTGAAGGAAATTGCTTTTGATCTTGGTTTTTCGGATACTTCTTATTTTAATCGCTTTTTTAAAAGGGAGTGTAATGTTACACCGGTTGAGTATCGTATGGCCACCCGCAAAATGTACCATGATTACTGA
- a CDS encoding SDR family oxidoreductase — MKTVLITGANKSIGFETARQLLQQGYYVYLGSRDMEKGEQAVSQLRAEGLSEVEAIAIDVNDVASVRAAREVLGQKVKVLDVLINNAGIGGAMPQTPLETDVKVFREVFETNFFGVIEVTQAFVDLMMESEEPRIVNVTSGLGSLALHNDPEWKYYSVKPTSYVASKAALNAYTIVLAYDQRFTSFKINAVDPGYTATDFNHHSGPGTVEEAAARVVKAATLGADGPTGQFFSDDNAPDTGISPW; from the coding sequence ATGAAAACAGTATTGATTACAGGGGCAAATAAAAGCATAGGCTTTGAAACGGCAAGACAATTATTACAGCAGGGGTATTATGTATATCTAGGCAGCAGGGATATGGAAAAGGGTGAGCAGGCGGTTAGTCAGCTGCGTGCTGAGGGCTTAAGTGAGGTGGAGGCGATAGCGATTGATGTGAATGATGTTGCATCGGTACGGGCTGCGCGTGAGGTGTTAGGGCAGAAAGTTAAGGTGTTGGATGTATTGATTAATAATGCTGGTATTGGTGGTGCAATGCCACAGACTCCACTGGAAACTGATGTTAAGGTGTTCAGGGAGGTGTTTGAAACTAACTTTTTTGGTGTGATAGAAGTTACGCAGGCGTTTGTTGATTTAATGATGGAGTCTGAAGAGCCAAGAATTGTTAATGTAACTTCTGGGTTAGGTTCACTTGCGCTGCATAATGATCCTGAATGGAAGTATTATAGTGTTAAACCAACTAGTTATGTAGCGTCTAAGGCTGCGCTTAATGCTTATACGATTGTGTTGGCTTATGATCAGCGTTTTACGTCATTTAAGATCAACGCGGTGGATCCTGGGTATACGGCTACGGATTTTAACCATCATAGTGGCCCGGGGACGGTAGAGGAAGCTGCTGCAAGAGTGGTAAAGGCGGCAACGCTGGGAGCTGATGGGCCTACGGGACAGTTCTTTAGTGATGACAATGCGCCGGATACGGGTATTAGTCCGTGGTAA
- a CDS encoding MlaD family protein has product MKITNETKVGILAAFSIASLIIGYNFLKGNSLFSSETLLYARYTHVDGLAISKPVLINGFQIGRVDKLVLQPDGTILATLKIKGKYDIPKSTIARLESTDLLGSKAIVMALGTGKDFAQDGDTLNSNVEKNLMETVQPVQKKAELIIGKMDSILTSVNSILNPDFQKNVNKSFNSIAGTLASLEGTSKKVDGLVGTESKRIAAILANAESISGNLKNNNAKINAILSNINKITDQVAAANFKQTIDNANKAVADLQGIVSKVNDGKGTLGLLVNDTKMYDNLNNASKNLDELIIDLKANPKRYVHFSVFGGGGSKKDK; this is encoded by the coding sequence GTGAAAATAACTAACGAAACCAAAGTAGGCATATTAGCAGCCTTTTCTATCGCCTCATTAATTATCGGATATAACTTCCTTAAAGGTAACTCATTATTTTCGAGTGAAACATTACTTTATGCCAGATATACCCACGTTGACGGTCTGGCCATATCAAAACCAGTATTAATAAACGGCTTTCAGATTGGTCGTGTAGATAAACTTGTTTTACAACCTGACGGAACCATTTTGGCTACCCTGAAAATAAAAGGCAAATATGACATTCCAAAATCGACCATAGCCAGATTAGAAAGCACTGACCTGCTGGGCAGCAAAGCAATTGTAATGGCTTTAGGTACCGGTAAAGATTTTGCTCAGGACGGTGACACCTTAAACTCTAACGTAGAGAAAAACCTGATGGAGACCGTTCAGCCCGTACAAAAGAAAGCAGAATTGATTATCGGTAAAATGGATTCTATCCTGACCAGTGTCAACTCTATCCTGAACCCTGACTTCCAGAAAAACGTCAACAAGAGTTTCAACAGTATTGCTGGTACGCTGGCATCCTTAGAAGGAACCTCTAAAAAAGTAGACGGATTAGTAGGAACTGAAAGTAAAAGAATTGCAGCTATTTTAGCCAATGCTGAGTCCATTTCAGGAAACCTTAAAAACAACAATGCGAAGATCAATGCTATACTAAGCAATATCAATAAAATCACTGATCAGGTTGCCGCTGCAAACTTCAAGCAGACAATTGACAATGCAAATAAAGCTGTAGCAGACCTTCAGGGCATCGTAAGTAAAGTTAATGACGGTAAAGGAACTTTAGGCCTGCTTGTTAACGACACCAAGATGTATGACAACCTGAACAATGCCTCTAAAAACTTAGATGAACTCATTATCGATCTTAAAGCTAACCCTAAACGTTACGTACACTTCTCAGTATTCGGCGGCGGAGGTTCGAAAAAAGATAAGTAA
- a CDS encoding N-acetylmuramoyl-L-alanine amidase, with the protein MRLKRNIFLCAIFLLITSTAALSQGYKVKTIVIDAGHGGDKPGAAGSYSLEKNVTLQVALKLGRKFEEDMPGVKIVYTRKTDVDVSLYRRPQIATAAKADLFISIHCNSMPDHKVVTGYTTRKGKRIPKYGYVKNKTTSGNETFVAGSHRLNEQDGALRENADISLEKDYKKNYDGYDPKDPETFIILSLFKNIYRDKSLKLARLMQNNYTRDNKRFNRGVKEQGILILQRCGMPAVLTEIGFISNPAEEDYINSASGQSEIVNAIFKAVKTYKQETEVN; encoded by the coding sequence ATGAGATTGAAAAGGAATATATTCTTATGCGCTATTTTTTTGCTGATCACTTCAACAGCTGCCCTTTCTCAGGGTTATAAAGTAAAGACCATTGTTATCGATGCCGGTCATGGTGGCGATAAACCAGGTGCAGCCGGAAGCTATTCATTAGAAAAAAACGTGACACTGCAAGTTGCCTTAAAATTAGGCCGGAAGTTTGAAGAAGATATGCCAGGCGTAAAGATCGTTTACACCAGAAAAACAGATGTTGACGTGTCCTTATACCGCAGACCACAAATTGCAACAGCTGCAAAAGCCGATTTGTTTATCTCCATTCACTGTAACTCGATGCCAGACCATAAAGTTGTAACTGGTTATACGACCAGAAAAGGAAAAAGAATTCCTAAATACGGCTATGTAAAGAACAAAACTACCAGTGGTAATGAAACATTTGTAGCCGGTAGTCACCGCTTAAACGAGCAAGACGGTGCACTCCGTGAAAATGCCGATATCAGCTTAGAAAAGGATTATAAAAAAAATTATGATGGTTACGATCCAAAGGATCCTGAAACATTTATTATACTATCTTTGTTTAAAAACATATATAGGGACAAAAGTCTGAAGTTAGCACGATTAATGCAGAACAATTATACCCGCGACAACAAAAGATTTAACAGAGGTGTTAAAGAGCAGGGAATTTTAATCTTACAAAGATGCGGTATGCCAGCCGTATTAACTGAGATTGGGTTTATTTCGAATCCAGCCGAAGAAGATTATATAAACTCAGCGAGCGGCCAGTCAGAGATTGTAAATGCAATCTTTAAAGCCGTGAAGACCTACAAACAAGAAACAGAAGTAAATTAA
- a CDS encoding putative LPS assembly protein LptD, translating to MKFLRTILLLNSIFLLVFAGHSAFAFESFSTRQILQQQDTTKKAINKVIPNPNTAAKSPLGLPQDTAKKDTAKVKVGGAAGAKGGVVKQGDSKIEYSAVDSTKYSKDNSIIYLYGKARVIYQSFELDADYITYNSKTNTVFASGRKDSKGKYLGKPIFKMEKQGSSIADSLFYNTKSGKGTVFNTFTEQEGGFFSGGQSKRQPDNEIHLKGMTYSTCNLPHPHFGIFITKGIVTDKQIITGPVYLKIEDIPLPLGLPFAFFPKPNKRNSGIIMPNVGDDYTRGFFFRDGGYYLNLNDYWDAKILGTLYTRGSYGMSVTSNYVKRYKYNGSIKVDYNSNRYGLEGTPAYSPRKDYSIQWVHSQNANAHPGTNFGASVNIKTSGYNLNTAGGTSYDFRQITENALSSSVSYGRTFADGKVTFSAAARHNQNTQSKTVDVTLPDIALGVQTFPLFKQKGVGEQKWYNKITVGYSMVASNSISTSDSLLFTRKALDRLKNGFSHTVPVSINFTALKYFNFSAGGTYLEKWQFQSVRQTAIRGALLNGVVQPDQIVRDTVQGFNRSGEYSINMGLSTKIYNTLQFKKMGNLKALRLVMTPNANFSYRPDFSDPSKGNYKTLLYQDGTPVYDPFYGRNKRYSIHEGTLYGGPGEGRNASISFGLDNTLEAKVLSKKDTTGTGMRKVPIIQGLGFNGSYNFLAPAFKLSELSFSGRSQFTDKFGITYDGSFNPYAVADSTINGVYQTKKLVDRYTLPRLTRFSVSFGYSLNAEAFRKRNESLDKTTKKVQQNGMTPEQAAQLAEVSKDPNAFVDFKIPWNFTFSYRFDYSRQATGLLPTATNTLNFNGDFNVTPKWKVQFTSGYDFKSAGLSPTSFAIYRDLHCWDMSINWIPIGPYRSYNLTIKVKASILQDLKLSKQQAYYTRF from the coding sequence TTGAAATTTTTACGAACTATCCTCTTACTGAATTCTATCTTTTTACTGGTATTTGCCGGTCACTCTGCTTTTGCCTTTGAAAGTTTTTCTACACGCCAGATATTGCAACAGCAGGACACCACCAAAAAAGCTATTAATAAAGTTATACCTAATCCGAATACTGCTGCTAAAAGTCCATTGGGGTTACCACAGGATACAGCGAAAAAAGATACGGCTAAAGTTAAGGTTGGTGGCGCTGCCGGAGCGAAGGGTGGTGTGGTGAAACAGGGTGATTCTAAAATAGAATATTCAGCAGTCGATTCCACAAAGTATAGTAAGGACAATAGTATAATCTATTTATATGGAAAGGCCAGGGTTATTTACCAATCCTTCGAGCTTGATGCGGATTATATCACCTATAATTCTAAAACAAATACGGTTTTTGCGAGCGGAAGAAAGGATTCAAAGGGTAAATATCTGGGTAAACCTATTTTTAAGATGGAAAAACAGGGGTCTTCTATAGCGGATTCACTTTTTTATAATACTAAGTCCGGAAAGGGAACTGTGTTTAATACTTTCACGGAACAGGAGGGGGGATTCTTCTCTGGTGGACAGAGCAAGAGGCAACCGGACAATGAAATTCACCTGAAAGGGATGACTTATAGTACTTGTAATTTACCGCATCCTCACTTTGGGATCTTTATTACTAAAGGTATCGTAACTGATAAACAAATTATTACCGGCCCGGTATATCTGAAAATTGAGGACATACCGCTGCCTTTAGGTTTGCCGTTTGCTTTTTTCCCAAAACCTAATAAAAGGAACTCCGGAATTATCATGCCCAATGTGGGAGATGATTATACCAGGGGATTCTTTTTCAGGGATGGTGGATATTATCTGAATCTGAATGATTACTGGGATGCGAAGATCCTGGGTACATTATATACCAGGGGTTCTTATGGGATGTCGGTAACTTCAAATTATGTGAAGCGTTATAAGTATAATGGTAGTATCAAAGTAGATTATAATAGTAATCGTTATGGTCTGGAAGGTACTCCGGCTTATTCTCCGCGTAAGGATTATAGTATCCAATGGGTGCATTCACAGAATGCCAATGCGCATCCGGGAACAAACTTTGGAGCGAGTGTCAATATTAAAACGAGTGGTTACAATTTAAATACGGCCGGTGGAACGAGTTATGATTTCAGACAGATTACTGAAAATGCATTGTCTTCCAGTGTAAGTTATGGCAGAACATTCGCGGATGGAAAAGTTACTTTTTCGGCAGCGGCAAGGCATAATCAGAATACACAGTCTAAAACGGTAGACGTTACTTTACCGGATATTGCATTAGGGGTACAGACTTTTCCGCTTTTTAAGCAAAAGGGTGTCGGGGAGCAGAAATGGTACAACAAGATTACGGTAGGTTACTCTATGGTAGCTTCTAACTCTATTTCTACTTCTGATAGTTTACTTTTTACCAGAAAGGCGCTGGATAGATTGAAGAATGGATTCAGCCATACGGTTCCGGTAAGTATCAACTTTACGGCGTTGAAGTATTTCAACTTTTCGGCTGGCGGAACTTATTTAGAGAAATGGCAGTTCCAGTCTGTTCGCCAAACTGCAATTCGCGGGGCTTTATTAAATGGGGTTGTACAGCCGGATCAGATTGTCAGAGACACGGTTCAGGGTTTTAACCGTTCTGGTGAATATAGTATCAATATGGGTTTGTCTACCAAGATCTATAATACTTTACAATTTAAGAAAATGGGTAATTTAAAGGCTTTGCGTTTAGTGATGACTCCGAATGCGAACTTTAGTTACCGTCCTGATTTTTCTGATCCTTCGAAAGGAAATTACAAGACTTTACTTTACCAGGATGGTACACCTGTGTATGATCCTTTTTATGGAAGGAATAAACGTTATTCTATTCATGAGGGTACTTTATATGGCGGGCCGGGAGAGGGAAGAAATGCGAGTATCAGTTTTGGACTGGATAATACTTTAGAGGCGAAAGTATTGTCTAAAAAAGACACGACGGGTACGGGGATGAGAAAGGTACCGATTATTCAGGGTTTAGGGTTTAATGGGTCTTATAATTTCCTTGCACCAGCGTTTAAGCTTTCTGAGTTGAGTTTTAGCGGACGTTCACAGTTTACGGATAAATTCGGGATTACTTATGATGGGTCATTTAATCCTTATGCGGTAGCGGATTCAACGATCAATGGGGTATATCAAACTAAAAAACTGGTGGACAGGTATACACTTCCAAGGTTAACAAGATTCAGTGTGTCATTTGGATATAGTTTAAATGCGGAAGCTTTCCGCAAGCGTAATGAGAGTCTGGATAAGACAACCAAAAAAGTGCAGCAAAATGGAATGACACCAGAGCAGGCTGCACAGTTAGCTGAAGTAAGCAAGGATCCTAATGCATTTGTGGATTTTAAAATTCCATGGAACTTTACGTTTTCTTACCGTTTTGATTATTCCAGACAAGCAACGGGTTTATTGCCGACAGCAACGAATACGCTAAACTTTAATGGGGATTTTAACGTTACTCCTAAGTGGAAAGTACAGTTTACTTCTGGATATGATTTTAAAAGTGCGGGTTTGTCACCTACATCTTTTGCGATATACAGAGATTTACATTGCTGGGATATGAGTATTAACTGGATTCCTATTGGCCCTTACAGAAGTTATAATTTGACAATTAAGGTCAAAGCTTCGATCTTACAGGATTTAAAGTTGAGCAAACAACAAGCTTATTATACACGTTTTTAA
- a CDS encoding competence/damage-inducible protein A, whose translation MLAEIITIGDEILIGQIVDTNSAWMAKQLNAAGIKVKQITSVSDDADHIIAALAQAEQRAKIILITGGLGPTKDDITKYTLAKYFNMGMRRDAGVLAQVEEIFRRFNRPMIESNIRQADVPDGCTVIPNKNGTAPCMWFEREGTIFVSMPGVPFEMMYLMDEEILPRLKQAFELPFIYHKTILTANLGESFLAQQIEEIEDSLPPAIKLAYLPKLGQVRLRLSTSGTDEAQLKEEVEVYAQRIIEKIKPYIVAEDDIAIEKAILDMMDKKGLTLSTAESCTGGYIAQLITQHPGCSSVYTGGAVVYSYELKQSVLGVKADTLAKYGAVSEQTVKEMAAGAITHFNTDYSVAVSGIAGPDGGTVDKPVGTVWIAVANKNGVVAKLFTFGSKRAQNIERSAIAALTMILNLLKEDNN comes from the coding sequence ATGTTAGCTGAGATTATTACGATTGGCGATGAAATATTAATCGGCCAGATTGTGGATACAAATTCTGCATGGATGGCCAAACAACTGAATGCTGCGGGCATTAAAGTAAAACAAATAACCTCGGTATCTGATGATGCTGATCACATTATAGCAGCACTGGCACAGGCGGAGCAAAGAGCGAAGATTATTTTAATTACTGGTGGACTAGGCCCGACAAAGGATGATATTACCAAATATACACTGGCAAAGTATTTTAATATGGGTATGCGCCGCGATGCTGGTGTACTGGCACAGGTGGAAGAGATTTTCAGACGTTTTAACCGCCCGATGATTGAGTCAAATATCAGGCAGGCTGATGTGCCGGATGGTTGTACGGTGATCCCAAATAAAAACGGAACAGCGCCTTGTATGTGGTTTGAGCGTGAAGGGACAATCTTCGTTTCTATGCCTGGAGTACCTTTCGAAATGATGTATTTAATGGACGAAGAAATCCTGCCAAGATTAAAGCAGGCTTTTGAACTGCCTTTTATTTATCACAAAACTATACTTACTGCAAATTTAGGGGAGTCTTTCCTGGCACAGCAGATTGAGGAAATTGAAGATAGTTTGCCTCCTGCTATTAAGCTTGCTTATTTACCGAAACTTGGACAGGTAAGGTTGAGGTTAAGTACTTCTGGTACTGATGAAGCTCAATTGAAGGAAGAGGTAGAGGTTTATGCGCAGCGGATTATTGAAAAGATCAAGCCTTATATTGTTGCTGAGGATGATATTGCGATTGAGAAGGCTATTCTCGATATGATGGACAAAAAGGGGCTTACCCTTTCTACGGCGGAGAGTTGTACGGGTGGATATATTGCGCAGTTAATTACGCAGCATCCGGGTTGTTCGTCGGTTTATACGGGCGGCGCAGTTGTTTATTCTTATGAATTAAAGCAATCTGTTTTAGGAGTAAAAGCGGATACACTGGCAAAATATGGTGCGGTTAGTGAACAAACTGTAAAAGAAATGGCTGCTGGTGCGATCACTCATTTTAATACTGACTATAGTGTAGCGGTAAGTGGTATTGCCGGGCCTGATGGCGGAACTGTAGATAAACCAGTTGGAACTGTCTGGATAGCAGTGGCAAACAAGAATGGGGTAGTGGCAAAGTTATTTACTTTTGGAAGTAAAAGAGCACAGAATATTGAGCGGTCGGCGATCGCTGCTTTAACAATGATTTTGAATCTGCTGAAAGAAGATAACAATTAA
- a CDS encoding dihydrolipoamide acetyltransferase family protein, producing MAQYELLLPKMGESVAEATVIKWLKQPGDMISLDDTLLEIATDKVDSEVPSPVAGKLVQQLYKEDDVVQVGAVIAIIETDAAESKAAEKVEQPVVAEQAAAAEPAVSIPGTEQLNDTPVNSAQHSSEPDRFYSPLVKSIAAQEQISVTELDDIAGSGADGRLTKDDLLNYIQNGRKSTGAVLANRAEQSQPVAVKEEPVNTTAAPAPVAAAKSASAQPVVSLSGADEIIEMDRMGKIIADHMVMSKQTSAHVTSFVEADVTNMVLWRDKVKKNFEKRENEKITFTPIFIEAVTKAIKDFPMINVSVNGTKIIKKKDINIGMAAALPSGNLIVPVIKNADQLNLVGLTKSVNDLANRARGSKLKPDETQGGTFTLTNVGSFGNVMGTPIINQPQVAILAVGAIKKKPAVLETEYGDVIAIRHIMFLSLSYDHRVVNGALGGTFVRRVADYLENWDINREI from the coding sequence ATGGCACAATACGAATTATTATTACCTAAAATGGGAGAAAGTGTTGCAGAAGCAACCGTCATCAAGTGGTTAAAGCAACCTGGTGATATGATCAGTTTGGATGATACCCTGTTAGAAATCGCAACAGATAAAGTGGACTCAGAGGTTCCGTCACCAGTGGCTGGAAAATTGGTCCAACAATTATATAAAGAAGATGATGTTGTTCAGGTTGGTGCTGTAATTGCAATAATCGAGACAGATGCTGCTGAAAGTAAAGCTGCTGAAAAGGTGGAGCAACCTGTTGTAGCTGAACAGGCTGCTGCGGCTGAGCCAGCGGTTAGTATTCCGGGAACTGAACAGTTGAATGATACGCCGGTAAATTCTGCGCAGCACAGCAGTGAGCCGGATCGCTTTTATTCTCCTTTAGTAAAGAGCATAGCTGCTCAGGAGCAGATTAGTGTAACTGAGCTTGATGATATTGCTGGTAGCGGTGCTGATGGCCGTTTAACTAAGGATGATCTGTTAAATTATATCCAGAATGGACGTAAAAGTACGGGAGCTGTATTAGCTAACCGTGCTGAACAAAGCCAGCCTGTTGCTGTTAAAGAAGAGCCAGTTAATACTACTGCTGCACCGGCGCCTGTTGCGGCTGCAAAGTCTGCTAGTGCGCAGCCGGTAGTGAGTTTAAGTGGGGCTGATGAAATCATTGAAATGGATCGAATGGGTAAAATCATTGCGGATCACATGGTGATGAGTAAGCAGACTTCTGCTCACGTAACGTCATTTGTAGAGGCTGATGTGACAAACATGGTTTTGTGGAGAGATAAAGTAAAGAAAAATTTCGAGAAGAGAGAGAACGAAAAGATCACTTTTACGCCTATCTTTATTGAAGCTGTGACTAAAGCAATCAAAGATTTTCCAATGATCAATGTTTCTGTGAACGGAACGAAAATCATCAAGAAAAAAGATATTAATATTGGTATGGCTGCTGCTTTGCCTAGTGGTAACCTGATTGTCCCTGTAATTAAAAATGCGGATCAGCTGAATCTTGTCGGATTAACTAAATCTGTCAATGATCTGGCAAACCGTGCAAGGGGTTCTAAATTGAAACCTGATGAGACGCAGGGTGGTACTTTTACTTTGACTAACGTAGGTTCATTCGGAAACGTAATGGGAACACCTATTATCAATCAGCCACAGGTAGCTATTCTTGCTGTAGGCGCTATTAAAAAGAAACCAGCTGTTTTAGAGACTGAATACGGGGATGTAATTGCAATCCGCCATATCATGTTCCTTTCGTTGTCTTATGACCACAGGGTGGTTAATGGTGCGCTTGGTGGTACTTTTGTACGCCGAGTGGCAGATTACCTGGAGAACTGGGATATCAACAGAGAAATTTAA